AAGTGCGGTTTTGCCGGAACCCACGGGACCTCCGACGCCGATTTTTAGGGGTTTTCGCATGGTCAGGACCGGAACATTCGGCTGTAAACGTACTGATGGTTCATCTGTTCAATATCGAGCAGAGGGTTGAACGAACGCAACGGTTCATCTCTCTGCTCGAGGATTCCGTCGACCGCAGCCGGCAGCTTGTTCAGGTTTTTCGTCAGCAGATTCTGTCCTTCCTGCTGGCCCATTGAAATCAGGCGCAGGGCAGCCGAGACAATGCCGGTCAGCCGGTTATATCCGAACGCAAGGGCGGCAGTGCGCTCATCGAGGCCGGCGTGAAAGTACACCAGCGCATAGGCGGCTGCCGCATTGGAATGAGGCAGCGTGACGGCGTTCCATGGAACCCGGGCGCCATCGGCCATCGCAGCGTAAAGCGAAAGCAGGCGTCTTCCGACTCCTGAGCTCGAGGCGCGCACAGCCGCAGCCGGACGGATCGCCGTCAGTTCTTCGTCGATGCGATGCAACGTCTCGAAATCATTTTTCCTGAGCGCAAACATGCACTTCACGAGCGCGAGTCCTTCACAGGGTACAAACACGCACTCCAGAAAATGCTTTATCCATCCGTCGAGCGAGACGGCGTCGCGGACGCGACCGGCCGCCGCTGCCGTCTCGAGGCCGTCGGAGTATGCGAACGCTCCCACCGGAAAGAAAGAGTCGGTGACCTGAAGAGAACGAATGAAGCGAAGCGAGTCCATGGTTGGTATCAGTGAACGTGTCCCACGTTCGCAAGCGCGGCGGTGAACGGGCGTTGGCCGCTTTCGAAGTGAGCATGCAACTGCTCGAGCAGGCTTCGCACGGCTGCAGTCTGAAGGAAGATCAATTCGTTTTCACCGATCATGACTTCCTGATGCCGGTTGCCCACGTGGTAGGCAAAATAGGCCCAATCCTGTGGCGTCTTCGGACGCATGATGTATACGGGTTCGCTCGCCTCCTTGACCCGGACAACCGTCCGTTCCGGTTCGAGGATCATACAGTCTCCCGCCTTCAACACCGTGCCGTTCGGAAGCGAAATCGCAAACTCCAGGCCGCTGTCCGACTTGCGCCGCCCGTGACCCTGCCGCCGGTCCTGCCAGGTAAGCGTGAGTGTGTCTTTAAGGTAGCCGTCGTATGCGGAACCGATATCGGGCGCCCGCGTGATTTTCTCGACAATTGTCATATACGTTCTAGAACAGAAAATACCGCTGGGCCAGGGGAAGCGTTTCGACCGGATCGGAGTGCAGCAACTCGCCGTTCGCGCGGACTTCGTAGGTTTCGGGATTGACCTCGATGTCCGGCGTGGCGTCATTCCACTTGAGGTCGGCTTTGCGGAGTTTGCGGCATCCGTGAACCGCGGCGAGCGGCCGGTGAAGATTCCTGAGGTTGCCGCCCTTCACTCCGGCGGTGGACACGAAGTGAAACGCCAGCGCGTTGGTAGCCAGACCATAGCTGCCAAACATGGGGCGGTAGATGCACGGCTGCGGCGTCGGAATCGATGCGTTGCCGTCGCCCATCAGCGCGCCGGCGATCAGGCCGCCTTTGATCACGATTTCGGGTTTGACTCCGAAGAATGCCGGCTTCCACAGAACGAGATCCGCCAGTTTGCCCACCTCCAGCGATCCTACGTGATCGCTGATACCGTGCGTGATGGCAGGATTGATGGTGTACTTCGCGATGTAGCGCTTGGCGCGAAAATTGTCGTTCTCCGCGCTGTCTTCTTTCAGCTTACCCCGCTGCTGTTTCATCTTGTCAGCGGTCTGCCATGTCCGGCAGATGACCTCGCCGATCCTGCCCATTGCCTGGGAGTCCGACGACATCATGCTGATCGCGCCAAGGTCGTGCAGGACATCCTCGGCGCCGATGGTTTCCGCGCGAATGCGTGAGTCGGCAAATGCCACGTCCTCCGGGATCGACGGCGACAGGTGATGGCATACCATCAGCATGTCGATGTGCTCGTCCATCGTGTTGCGGGTGAATGGCATCGTCGGGTTGGTCGATGAGGGGAGGACATTCGCCAGACCGCAGACGCGGATAATATCGGGAGCGTGGCCTCCGCCGGCGCCTTCGGTGTGATAAGTGTGGATCGTTCGATCTTTAAAGGCAGCGATCGTGTCCTCGACGAAGCCGGCTTCGTTGAGTGTGTCCGTGTGGATCGCCACCTGCACGTCAAACTCTTCCGCCACGCTCAGACACTGATCGATCGCCGCCGGAGTGGTTCCCCAGTCTTCGTGCAGCTTGAGGCCGAGAGCGCCGGCCAGAATCTGTTCGCGAAGTGATTCCGGCAGCGACGAATTACCCTTGCCGAGAAATCCAAAATTCAGCGGGAAAGCTTCGGCCGCTTCATACATCCGCAGGATATTCCATGCGCCGGGCGTGCATGTGGTGGCGTTCGTCCCGGTCGCGGGTCCCGTCCCGCCGCCGATCAGCGTGGTCACGCCGGAGTAGAAGGCTTCGGGAATCTGGTTCGGAGAAATGAAATGGATATGTGTATCGATACCGCCGGCGGTGAGAATGCAGCCTTCTCCGGCAAGAATCTCCGTCGAGGCGCCGATCTCCATGCCCGGAGTGACGCCATCCATGATGCCGGGATTTCCCGCCTTGCCGATTCCGGAGATCCGGCCGTCGCGAATCGCGACATCCGCCTTGTAGATCCCGCTGTAGTCGAGAATCAAGGCATTGGTAATCACAAGATCGGGAGCGCCGCCGGCCCGGGTCGCTTCGGAAGACTGGCCCATGCCGTCGCGGATCACTTTGCCGCCGCCGAATTTCACTTCGTCGCCGTATACGGTCCGGTCCTCTTCGACTTCGATGATGAGGTTCGTATCCCCGAGACGGACGCGGTCTCCCGTGGTCGGGCCGAAATGGTCCGCGTAGGAGTGCCGGTCGATTTTCATTTGGATTTCAGCTTTCCATTGACGAGGCCGTTGATGCCGTAAACGGTGCGTGTTCCGCCCAGCGCCACCAGTTCAATCTTCTTTGTATCTCCGGGCTCGAACCGGACGGCTGTTCCCGCGGCGATATTCAGCCGCATTCCGTAAGCGGCGTTGCGATCGAAGTCCAGCGCACGGTTTACTTCAAAAAAATGGCAGTGCGAGCCGACCTGAATCGGACGGTCGCCCCGGTTTGTCACGGGGATCCGCGCTGTGGCGCGGCCGGCGTTCAGCTCGATGGGTTCGCTGCGAAGAAAGTATTCTCCTGGAATCATCTTAATAATGGCTGCGCGCTGTCGCGCTTGCATTCGCAGCCGCTCATCTTAATAGTCGAATAGGTTGATGGACAGTAACGAGTTTTGTGCCGTCGGGAAAGGTTCCCTCGACCTGAATTTCAGAAATCATTTCGGGAACGCCCTCCATGACGTCATCGACGGTCAGTAGGTTCGTTCCGAGTGTCATCAGCTCCGCGACCGTTTTTCCGTTCCGGATCTCCTCGAGCAATTCCGAGGTGATCAGGGCCACCGCCTCCGGATAGTTGAGCTTCAAGCCGCGGCTCTTCCTTTTACGGGCGAGTTCACCGGCGGTGAAGACCATCAGCTTGTCGATTTCGCGGGGTGTCAGGTGCATCGCAGCGGCCGAAATAGAAAAATTGAAACCAGATATTACATGGCGCTCCGCGACAAAGCATCAGCCAATTTAGCTATGAGCGGCATTTTGGCGTTGAGAAAGTGTTGACGCCTTGTCAACAATTTGTTAGAACTTGTCTCGCGCCGCACAATGCCGTGCGGCAGCAACCCCAAAGACGAAGACGTCCCGGTACTGCGATGTAAGCGGTGGGACGTTTTTTTGTGCCTCAAATCGCCTCACCGTCCAACACCAGCACGTGCCTGGATCGCCTTCATTTAAGAAAGGGATTCATTCATGATCAGGCAGCGCATTCGTAATTTTATCCTTGTTGCCGGGTTCTCGGCATTGGCTGGTTCGCTATGGGCTCAGACGGAAGTTGGCCCGGTGACCGTCGGCGCCGGACTGCAAACCAGCTTCGCACATACCGAACCCAAGGGCGGCACGACCACCGACCAGCTTCTTCTGAACAGCGTCCGTTTGTACGTCAACGGAGTCGCCACCAACAACATCAAATTCATGCTCAATACGGAATACGACGGCGGCACCAACAAGATCGGCATCCTGGACGCCGTAGGACGTGTTGAAGTCTCGCCGAAATTCAACATCTGGGCTGGCCGTTTTCTTCCCCCGAGCGACCGCGCGAATCTGTATGGTCCATACTTCGCGGCCCATTGGAATACCTTCACGGACGGCATCCAGGACGGCTACCCCTTTGTCGCGACCGGCCGTGATAACGGCATCGCCTATTGGGGCGACTTCGGTAAATTAAAATTCTCCGGCGGCGGATTCGACGGCGCCACCGCAACCGGCAACAAGAACGTCATCGGCGCTGCCCGCGTTCAACTCGATCTGTGGGATCCCGAGAAAGGCTATTACCTGAACGGAACTTACTACGGCGGAAAGAACCTGCTCGCGATCGGCGCGGCCGTGCAGGCGCAATCTTCCCTCGTCACGGGAGGGCCGGTGAACAAGGCGACCAGCGCGGACTTCCTTATGGAGCGGAAACTTCCCGACGGGAGCGTGGTGACGATCGAAAGCGAGTTCGCCAACTACGACCGGTTGGGCGGATACAGCGCGAATTACACCTCCGACAAGGGCGGCTATGGCCTCGCAAGCTATCTCTTCCCGAAGCCTGTCGGCCCAGGCAAGTTTGAACTGCTCGGCAAATGGGCGGATGCGCGCTTCAGCCGAGGTGTAACCGCGGCGAACGTTCCGTTCAATCAGAAAACGACGGAATTTAATTTCAACTACGTCATTAAAGATTTCAACGCGCGCATCATGTCCTTCTACCAGAGGACGAATTTCACGGCAACAACACCCAACACCTGGAAAATCGGAGCGGGCCTCCAGATACAGATGTAAAGCATTTTCTTAATTGCAAGGAGTCGATTTATGAAACTTAGAAAGCTCTGTACCGCGGCGCTGCTTCTGGCCATCGCGCTCGCGTCGGCGAAAATCATAACAGCCCAAACCGGCGGCACGATCAAAGTCGGTGTCCTCCATTCGTTGTCGGGCACCATGGCCATCAGCGAAACCACGCTGAAGGACACGATCCTGATGATGATCGACCAGCAGAATAAAAAAGGCGGCTTGCTCGGCAAGAAACTGGAAGCCGTCGTCGTCGATCCTGCGTCCGACTGGCCGCT
The Terriglobia bacterium DNA segment above includes these coding regions:
- the ureC gene encoding urease subunit alpha; this encodes MKIDRHSYADHFGPTTGDRVRLGDTNLIIEVEEDRTVYGDEVKFGGGKVIRDGMGQSSEATRAGGAPDLVITNALILDYSGIYKADVAIRDGRISGIGKAGNPGIMDGVTPGMEIGASTEILAGEGCILTAGGIDTHIHFISPNQIPEAFYSGVTTLIGGGTGPATGTNATTCTPGAWNILRMYEAAEAFPLNFGFLGKGNSSLPESLREQILAGALGLKLHEDWGTTPAAIDQCLSVAEEFDVQVAIHTDTLNEAGFVEDTIAAFKDRTIHTYHTEGAGGGHAPDIIRVCGLANVLPSSTNPTMPFTRNTMDEHIDMLMVCHHLSPSIPEDVAFADSRIRAETIGAEDVLHDLGAISMMSSDSQAMGRIGEVICRTWQTADKMKQQRGKLKEDSAENDNFRAKRYIAKYTINPAITHGISDHVGSLEVGKLADLVLWKPAFFGVKPEIVIKGGLIAGALMGDGNASIPTPQPCIYRPMFGSYGLATNALAFHFVSTAGVKGGNLRNLHRPLAAVHGCRKLRKADLKWNDATPDIEVNPETYEVRANGELLHSDPVETLPLAQRYFLF
- the ureA gene encoding urease subunit gamma, which gives rise to MHLTPREIDKLMVFTAGELARKRKSRGLKLNYPEAVALITSELLEEIRNGKTVAELMTLGTNLLTVDDVMEGVPEMISEIQVEGTFPDGTKLVTVHQPIRLLR
- a CDS encoding urease accessory UreF family protein; the encoded protein is MDSLRFIRSLQVTDSFFPVGAFAYSDGLETAAAAGRVRDAVSLDGWIKHFLECVFVPCEGLALVKCMFALRKNDFETLHRIDEELTAIRPAAAVRASSSGVGRRLLSLYAAMADGARVPWNAVTLPHSNAAAAYALVYFHAGLDERTAALAFGYNRLTGIVSAALRLISMGQQEGQNLLTKNLNKLPAAVDGILEQRDEPLRSFNPLLDIEQMNHQYVYSRMFRS
- a CDS encoding urease subunit beta; protein product: MIPGEYFLRSEPIELNAGRATARIPVTNRGDRPIQVGSHCHFFEVNRALDFDRNAAYGMRLNIAAGTAVRFEPGDTKKIELVALGGTRTVYGINGLVNGKLKSK